In Uranotaenia lowii strain MFRU-FL chromosome 2, ASM2978415v1, whole genome shotgun sequence, one genomic interval encodes:
- the LOC129743783 gene encoding LOW QUALITY PROTEIN: 26S proteasome non-ATPase regulatory subunit 5 (The sequence of the model RefSeq protein was modified relative to this genomic sequence to represent the inferred CDS: deleted 2 bases in 1 codon) — MDENLCRELLANLQLEQNRKTTLSEIKKTLISGTSSTSVASNFLKAPELFNCLEDGNSEQTLLACDILSLCMGNLSIGDGTNELKDVIEKSLSHSNPNVQAFGLREFRRILVGSTASESFINETIILLVIKCLASDETSVGTPSIDVLVQILPKFLHMRSIQANLDDLLRFATILVPGFMRFYGSIAVIHPAKIYEGYPKIIGMLFDCLLSEDLSMAPVAYDTLGCISYPSEGKRQLHYKHGAQLKATFKHFNTVIRNLPNEPKLRLLSCLQLVFSCDPATVDNQITSITQTWYGYLSEEESLNLVMDYIRNPFPDIKRAALALLKAIIGHRWGQQYLLNTGGFIEYLLDRKREADKDIILDKYEIIRLLAQSNVFDEQTQAELKRYVSEGAFFVQGITEVAIEGSS, encoded by the exons ATGGACGAAAATCTGTGCCGGGAGTTGCTGGCCAATCTGCAGCTTGAACAAAACCGCAAAACCACGCTATCGGAAATAAAGAAGACACTGATTTCGGGCACCAGCAGCACCTCTGTTGCTAGCAACTTCCTGAAGGCTCCGGAACTGTTCAACTGCCTGGAGGATGGCAATAG TGAGCAAACCCTGTTGGCCTGTGACATACTGTCTCTCTGCATGGGCAACCTATCCATAGGGGATGGAACGAACGAATTGAAGGATGTAATCGAAAAATCTTTGAGCCATTCCAATCCAAATGTTCAGGCATTTGGTCTGCGTGAATTCCGTAGAATACTTGTTGGAAGCACCGCGTCGGAATCGTTCATTAATGAAACTATCATTTTACTGGTCATCAAATGTTTGGCTTCGGATGAAACTTCCGTTGGAACACCTTCGATAGATGTGCTGGTTCAGATCCTTCCCAAGTTTTTGCATATGCGAAGCATCCAGGCTAATTTGGATGATCTTCTACGATTC GCTACGATTCTGGTGCCAGGGTTCATGCGGTTCTATGGTAGTATTGCTGTCATTCATCCTGCCAAGATATATGAAGGGTATCCAAAAATAATCGGTATGCTTTTTGACTGTCTACTGTCAGAAGATTTATCCATGGCTCCGGTGGCCTACGACACTTTGG GTTGCATATCGTACCCAAGTGAAGGTAAACGGCAGCTACACTATAAACATGGTGCTCAACTGAAAGCGACTTTCAAGCACTTCAACACTGTCATCCGCAATTTGCCAAATGAACCGAAACTTCGACTACTTTCCTGTCTACAGTTGGTATTTTCATGCGACCCGGCCACTGTCGATAATCAGATCAC CTCTATAACGCAGACATGGTATGGCTACCTATCGGAGGAAGAATCCTTGAACCTGGTGATGGATTACATCCGGAATCCTTTCCCAGACATTAAGCGGGCAGCGCTTGCTCTGCTTAAAGCTATAATTGGTCACCGCTGGGGCCAACAGTACTTGCTGAATACCGGTGGCTTCATCGAATACCTGCTGGATCGAAAGCGCGAAGCCGACAAAGACATTATTCTGGATAAGTACGAGATCATACGATTGCTGGCCCAGTCCAACGTTTTCGACGAACAAACTCAAGCAGAACTGAAGCGCTACGTGTCGGAAGGAGCTTTCTTTGTACAGGGCATCACAGAAGTGGCCATCGAAGGCTCATCTTAA